ATCCTCCAGTCCGTCGATCCGGGTCTGGCCGAAATAGGCCCGCTGGCCGGCATCGACGCGGATGTCCACGGCGACGCTGCGCTCGGCGTGATCGACCACCACCTCGCGCTCCTCGATCCGGGCGAAGGGGTAGCCGCGCCAGCCCAGCCGCCTTGTGACCGCGCGTTCGCCGGATACGATCATCTCCGACCTTGCCCGCGATCCCAGGCTGACGCCCAGCGCCTCGTAGGTAAGCCCCTCCGCGGCCTTTTCCTGCTCTGCTGTCCTGAACACCAGGGTGAAGCGCTGCAGCCGGTAGATCGGGCCGGGGTCGAGGGAAAGCCTGACGATGGCCGATTTGTCGGGGTCGCCTTCCACCGGTTCCACGGCCAGCTCTACCCGCGGATCGTAATAGCCCTCGGCATTCAGCACATCGCGGATACGCTTTTCGTCGCCCTCGGCGCGGCGGCGCAGCAGCTCCAGGCTTTCGATGGTCTCGTCCTTGCGCAGCTCGACCTCTGCCACCTGCCGGATGGTGTTGCCGATATCCTTCATTGCCTCGCTTTCCGTCGCCGTGAAATCGGTGGCGTAGCGGATATCCGCGAGCGCCGGCACGGCGCGCAGGGAAAGGCAAATAAGCAAGGTCAGCAGAAAAAAGCGCATCGTCTTTAAAGTATGTCGTCTCGGGCTGAACTCTCGTGGAGTGGCGATAGTAAAGGGGAATACGGCGAGCGAAAGGCGCGGCACTACGAAACGCAGTCCAGCAGCGGCCCCAGCTGGCCGATCCGCCGACCGATGGTGCCGGCCCGGCCCGCGAGATAGCCGTCCGGTTTTCCTGCCGCCCATTGGCGCGGGTTGGGCAGGGCGACGGCCAGCAACGCCGCCTCCCGTGCGGTCAGGGTCTTGGCACCCTTGCCGAAATGATGCCGCGCGGCGGCCTCCGCGCCATAGATACCGGGGCCCCATTCGGCGACGTTCAGATACAGCTCCATGATCCGCCGCTTGGGCAGCAGCAGTTCGACATGCAGTGTCAGATAGGCCTCCAGCCCTTTGCGGACATAGCTGCGGCCAGGCCAGAGGAACAGGTTCTTCGCCAGCTGCATGCTGATGGTGCTGGCGCCGCGCGTGCGCTCTCCCTGGCTGGCATCCTGCAGCACCTCGCCCAGCGCGTTCCAGTCGAAACCGGAATGGCGGCAGAACAGATTATCCTCCGCCGCGACGACAGCCTTCGGCAGATGGGGGGATATCTCCCCCAGCCAGCGCCAGCTC
This genomic interval from Oceanibaculum indicum P24 contains the following:
- the mtgA gene encoding monofunctional biosynthetic peptidoglycan transglycosylase, with the translated sequence MRRLRRILLIALAVILLLPALLVLAYAILPPPGTPLMLIRAAEGETIDKSWRWLGEISPHLPKAVVAAEDNLFCRHSGFDWNALGEVLQDASQGERTRGASTISMQLAKNLFLWPGRSYVRKGLEAYLTLHVELLLPKRRIMELYLNVAEWGPGIYGAEAAARHHFGKGAKTLTAREAALLAVALPNPRQWAAGKPDGYLAGRAGTIGRRIGQLGPLLDCVS